A single Balneola sp. DNA region contains:
- a CDS encoding T9SS C-terminal target domain-containing protein → MKFLKYILSTLLLCFLAISTNAQDLLESEQPETVEHALYGWSSALVGDWAMVGAPQKDIGNYQSAGSVLFYQKTNNEWNIVLEASPLGLTDFANFGASVSFGYDDALIGATGDHEGGIHSGAIYAYEYNDTTWIQTQKLKASDTKAGSRFGVSVDIHGSIAVVGASQATGTEIKSGAAYLFEKVDGSWQQTYKLMAEDGSSHDSFGHSVVMVTESIIAIGAYNADGATERTGVVYIFEKEGEEWIQNAKLFDVAGASSDLFGYSVTASQVYVQKSSSLQYFGGFLYIGAPGTINENGKTGSVYLYQKTSEDSWELNEELIEASSEHNDHFGISVAANDFGGFYVGASRSSQSTVSKTGTVYQYSIWPFFEETPDSEANIISITESGEFDNFGYQVAADELTLLVSSPHADVDDATNSGSVYFFDYRFVSNEETPGEEIIEYRLEQNYPNPFNPTTTINYQVKDAGMVRLTVFNLLGQAVQVLVNEQQTSGTYTATFNASSLASGFYFYTLEVNDFTSTKKMMLIK, encoded by the coding sequence ATGAAGTTTCTGAAATATATCTTATCGACACTTTTACTTTGTTTCCTGGCAATTTCGACAAATGCACAGGACTTACTGGAATCTGAACAGCCCGAAACTGTGGAACATGCCCTTTATGGATGGTCTTCTGCCCTTGTAGGAGATTGGGCCATGGTGGGCGCTCCTCAAAAGGATATCGGCAACTACCAGTCTGCCGGATCCGTTTTGTTCTATCAAAAAACCAATAACGAGTGGAACATAGTGTTAGAAGCATCGCCACTTGGATTAACTGATTTTGCCAATTTTGGTGCAAGTGTAAGCTTTGGATACGATGATGCTCTTATTGGAGCTACGGGCGATCATGAAGGAGGAATACATTCAGGAGCTATTTATGCATATGAATACAATGACACGACCTGGATACAAACTCAAAAGCTGAAAGCTTCTGATACAAAAGCAGGCTCCAGGTTTGGAGTATCAGTAGATATCCATGGATCTATTGCAGTTGTAGGAGCGAGTCAGGCTACTGGTACTGAAATCAAATCCGGAGCTGCCTATCTATTTGAAAAAGTTGATGGCAGCTGGCAGCAAACGTATAAACTCATGGCAGAAGATGGTTCTTCACACGATTCTTTTGGCCATTCGGTTGTCATGGTTACCGAATCGATTATTGCAATTGGAGCCTATAACGCCGATGGTGCGACTGAAAGAACCGGGGTTGTATATATCTTCGAAAAAGAAGGTGAAGAATGGATACAAAACGCTAAACTTTTCGATGTAGCTGGTGCCTCCAGTGACCTTTTTGGGTATAGTGTTACCGCGTCTCAGGTATATGTTCAAAAAAGTAGTTCTCTTCAGTATTTCGGTGGATTCCTCTATATAGGTGCTCCGGGAACTATTAATGAAAACGGAAAAACGGGTTCGGTATACTTATACCAAAAAACAAGCGAAGACAGCTGGGAGTTAAACGAAGAATTAATCGAAGCAAGCAGCGAGCACAATGATCATTTTGGGATTTCTGTAGCGGCTAATGATTTTGGTGGTTTTTATGTAGGTGCCAGTCGGTCTTCACAAAGTACCGTTAGTAAAACAGGAACCGTATATCAGTATAGCATTTGGCCTTTCTTTGAAGAAACTCCTGATTCAGAGGCAAACATAATTAGCATCACTGAATCTGGAGAATTCGACAATTTTGGGTATCAAGTAGCTGCTGATGAACTAACATTACTTGTTTCTTCTCCTCATGCTGATGTGGATGACGCTACGAATTCCGGATCGGTTTATTTCTTTGATTACAGGTTCGTTTCCAATGAAGAAACACCAGGCGAAGAAATTATTGAATACAGGCTTGAGCAAAACTATCCGAATCCGTTCAATCCTACTACCACCATTAATTACCAGGTTAAGGATGCAGGAATGGTACGTTTAACGGTATTCAACCTATTGGGTCAGGCTGTACAAGTACTTGTGAATGAGCAGCAAACTTCAGGTACATACACTGCTACATTCAATGCTTCCTCACTGGCATCAGGCTTTTATTTTTATACGCTGGAAGTCAATGACTTCACCAGTACTAAGAAGATGATGCTTATTAAATAA
- a CDS encoding T9SS C-terminal target domain-containing protein, protein MKTLKTLCTLLLLSLLTVSGFSQDFLSSEQPEAVENQLFGFSVSVGEWNAIATAPQKDIGDKKAVGSAFFYIRMGENWEIQQEVSPDGLPSSSNFGLSSKISFDQAFIGSLGSENGILMQESVFVYQPNDTSWIHTQTLRPNDAKMGSRFGSALDMNRIYDLSVIGAYQADGNDSKSGAAYIFELENNEWIQTAKLVASDGEANDFFGHSVLLLSENLVAVGAYNATGASERSGAVYIFEKDMEGNWSQAAKLYDPNGSSSDLFGYSLAKQLQVFVLVKDAVHDFHGALFVGTPGSNNPEGVQTGSVYFFNKDNEQWFMSTEFFDETSGANDHFGISIAQSDLAGLLIGANRSGFENEGKIHHYGIYETDGFPNDFEVFSFPGNSENSEYYGTRVSTGQSGDILISSPFTTVDGLENVGHVEFYAYELLSTDEPLGEVIEYKLDQNYPNPFNPNTTISYQVRDAGNVTLTVFNILGQAVQVLVDEYKVNGTYNARFDASGLASGFYFYTLEVNDFTSTKKMMLIK, encoded by the coding sequence ATGAAAACGCTTAAAACACTCTGTACCCTTCTACTCCTCTCTCTACTAACCGTTTCCGGATTCAGCCAGGATTTTCTCTCTTCAGAACAACCCGAAGCTGTCGAAAACCAGCTCTTTGGTTTCTCGGTTTCAGTTGGAGAGTGGAATGCCATAGCCACAGCTCCTCAAAAAGATATTGGGGATAAAAAAGCCGTTGGCTCGGCCTTCTTTTATATAAGAATGGGTGAAAACTGGGAAATCCAACAGGAAGTGAGCCCGGATGGGCTTCCGTCTTCTTCTAATTTTGGATTAAGTTCCAAAATAAGCTTTGACCAGGCCTTTATTGGATCATTAGGTAGTGAAAACGGAATCCTTATGCAGGAATCGGTATTTGTATACCAGCCAAATGATACTTCCTGGATACATACTCAAACGCTTCGTCCAAATGATGCAAAAATGGGGAGTCGCTTTGGCAGTGCCCTGGACATGAATCGCATTTACGATCTCTCGGTAATTGGCGCTTATCAGGCAGATGGTAATGACTCAAAATCAGGAGCTGCATACATTTTTGAATTAGAGAACAATGAGTGGATCCAAACGGCTAAACTTGTAGCCTCTGACGGAGAAGCCAATGATTTCTTCGGTCATTCTGTACTGCTACTAAGTGAGAACCTGGTCGCAGTTGGAGCCTATAATGCTACCGGAGCCTCTGAAAGAAGTGGTGCCGTTTATATCTTCGAAAAAGATATGGAAGGTAACTGGAGTCAGGCTGCCAAGCTTTATGACCCAAATGGTTCTTCCAGTGATTTATTCGGTTATAGTCTGGCTAAACAACTTCAAGTCTTTGTTCTTGTAAAAGATGCAGTACACGATTTTCATGGTGCCTTATTTGTTGGTACCCCGGGATCAAATAATCCGGAGGGTGTTCAAACCGGATCGGTATACTTTTTCAACAAGGACAATGAGCAATGGTTTATGTCTACCGAATTTTTTGATGAAACCTCAGGCGCCAATGATCACTTCGGTATTTCTATAGCACAAAGTGACCTGGCCGGGCTTCTTATCGGAGCAAACCGATCAGGCTTCGAAAACGAAGGGAAAATACATCACTACGGGATTTATGAAACCGACGGATTCCCAAATGATTTCGAGGTCTTTAGTTTCCCGGGAAACAGCGAAAACTCTGAATATTACGGAACCAGGGTTTCTACCGGGCAAAGTGGTGATATTTTAATTTCATCCCCCTTTACTACCGTTGATGGCTTAGAAAACGTGGGGCATGTAGAGTTTTATGCCTATGAACTTTTGTCTACCGATGAACCGCTTGGTGAAGTTATCGAGTACAAACTCGATCAAAATTACCCGAATCCATTTAACCCTAATACTACCATTAGCTATCAGGTAAGAGACGCCGGAAATGTAACATTGACGGTATTCAATATACTGGGACAAGCAGTACAGGTGTTAGTAGATGAGTATAAGGTAAATGGAACTTATAACGCACGTTTCGATGCATCCGGACTTGCATCAGGCTTCTACTTCTACACGCTTGAAGTAAACGACTTTACCAGTACCAAGAAAATGATGCTTATTAAATAA